In Lonchura striata isolate bLonStr1 chromosome 3, bLonStr1.mat, whole genome shotgun sequence, the sequence ACAAGCAAATCTGCatctataaaaggaaaaatgtttcccTATACAGGTAGTGTTTTTTTCCATGAATAGTCAGTGTCTAGGAAATTTTGCTAGTCAGAGTAGACAATTCTAACAACTCAAATGTTGTTTGTACCAAGGAACTGAAGTGGCTTAGTCTTTTGTACATGTTATAATCCATTTAGAGTGCATTCTAGCAGTCAGGTTCCTCATCATGAAATAATGCTTGCTGCTGAACATCCAGCATTCTTTAAGTCTATTTTCTGGGAAACACGTTCAGAAAATCAGGATTAGCTGCCTAgtatagaaagaaaaagtagGTGTTTTCTGTATCTAAGTAATTTAGAAGAGAATAAACAGCTATAGATAAGATACAGTTCCTTAATGCGATATTATCTCTGACTGGTTTTAGTTTTGAATGTGGTGAAATACTTGTTAATCCTTAACTGGTAAGCCATACAGTTTGGCAAATACTTGTAGCAGTTATTCTCAAggagagacaaaacaatccttctTTCCTGTAGAAAACTGTTAGTGTTTAAAACTGAGCACAGACAACAAAAATGGAGAAAACAGGCCAATGGCAGTGTATGTCCAGGTAAGAATGTATGTTCACATGTGGCAGAAGCAGAggtcagagctgctgggggaaaAAGAGGACCATTTTGTTAATCTTGTCTAGTAAGGACCAGAAGATGGTGTGAACTGAAGCAGTGGAAATCATTGAGAACTGAGACAAAAAGTGCAGACCTCTGATCCAGGGAGGAAGGTTATCACCTTTGTTGCAGAGCCCAACCCACAAAGCTATTGCTTACTTGGTGGTGGTAAGCAGGGGGAAAGGTGAAAAATTCATAGTCCAGTTTCTCCAGGATCTATCACTGCAAGAGAATTTACCTGTACTTATTATTCTGTTCTGTATGGGCTGGTTACACAGTCATAGAGAAGCCTTAGGGAGCGATTCAAATGTTGACCTTTCTTTGGTGCTAAGGGCAAGATGGAATTATCAACATGAGGACTAATATTGCAGAATATCTCAGTTATGTCTCAGTACATCTTGAGTCAAGTAATATAGGTTCCATGGGTGTCTATGTTACACTTGCTTTGAAGTTTATTTAAATCGTTTTTCCAAATGTCTGTTTATTTGAGCTGTATATATAGACCTGTTTTTGTAAACCTGTCTTGCAGCTATTCCAAGATATTATACATAGCTGAGCATCTCAAAGTTCAGAGCAGAATGGTCTCAGTGTGGATAGGGGATGACTTTATTTCATATTCAACATGACTAGATGTAAAATGGATATTTGTACATGAAAACTAGCAAATTACCAAAGAAAGTAGACATCAATAATGTATAGGCATAAGGTTAACTTCTACTGAAATTCACTCTGTCATTTAGAAAGTATCTGGATTGAGCAGAACAACTTGTTTTAACACCAAACTTGGTAATTTGGTGTTGTCTTGCCAGGATGACTGCCTGGCTTCAACAAAGTAGATTTTACCAAAGCAGACCAAACCCTATTTGTAGGTAGATTTTTTGGGTGTAAGATAAATATCTGAATTCCTGGAAAGTTCTATTATGTTCTGAATGTTCTGTTCAGATTTTTGTTTAGAGTTATTTAGTAAGTATATTAAATACCACTTTCCTGTTTTAGAAATTTACAGTAGCAAGTCAAGAATAGTACTACAGGAGATAGACCTAAAAATTGAGAGAAATAGCTATTCAACAAATACCCATACTGTCAACTAATAATGAATCATAATTGAAACTTTTTAATCTTAGGCTTAACATGCCTTGCAAACTAGTTGATCTGTACAGGCTACCAATATGGTCAGGACCCCTTACTAATTAAACTGTGAAAACAAAATCTGCAAAGTGTTTAAAACTGAAACTGCTGCCAATTGATGTTTATTCAATGAAGAAACAAGTAATGCACTGATCTGTTTTCCACTTTTGTGTTGTCACACTGATCAGCTTTTTAATTGGATTTCAAATCAGCTGTAGTTCATAAGACAAACTGTTGTGCTTAATAATAAActctattatttttataaatgcctgtaatatttttattgtaggTAAGCAAGTGAGAACCAAACTGTCACAGGCCTTTAATCACTGGCTGAATGTTCCAGAAGATAAAATACAGGtacttattaattttttttttttgaaatgttGTTACCTTTCTTCTAAGACCACTGGTAACAGATGATTCTCTTACACAGTGTAAATTATCAGAAATCTTAAATGCATTAATTTCTGAATATAAAGTGAACTTTCAGGAAAACAACTTCAGTGCAAAGCTTTTACTGTGATGCAACACTAAAGTAATTACTTCCATGACTTACTAGAATATTTACTTCTTTCCAAGTGTGTTCAACCTTTGAAGTTGTGGGTAAGCAGCTATCATTGTTACTCGCTTAACATAACTCAGTTATTAACACTGTGTTTTTAATGACTTACAAAAGAAGCTAGACAGTTACCTTGTAGACTTCACAAATAAagtgtttgaaaataaaatcttgagATTTTGATTCAAGATTATCAAAGACAGCAATCAAATCAACTTTACAAGCTTAAAACTGAGAGGGATGTATCATATATTCTGCAGTCCTTACTTTCTAATGAGAAGGATTATCTAGAAATTCTCATTGTCTTTTCTCTTGGATAAAGTATGCAAGATGCATGGCTGTGTGTGTAAACACTGGgacttttcaaatgaaaaattatcCTCCTTTTTAGGTTAGACTGCAGTTTTGCTAAACTGCATACAGAGCGTGCAAAGTATTTTCTGTCCAAGGCCATGTAAAGAATCAATATAATTGGTTGTGGTTTTTGACACCCAGCTGGTCCTTTGTTAATTTCATTAATTGTTGGCAGAAGTATCTTTAAAGTTTGTGAAGGAGTAATTTTTAGGGTGGCTTAAAAGTGACTTAAAACTACTTCATAGCTGTCAAGTAGCAAAGTGATTTAAGTGGTTTAAGAGACTGCATTTCATAATCTAGGAACTCCAGGAACTCTTCCATTTTTCAGCCTGTCTGTCTAGCAAAATTTATTCTGTCTTTCAGCTAGACATATCTTACCCTTTGTGCTCAGACAAACAtccacataaaataaataatatagcAATCTGTGTATTGTATGTATGGGTTTAATCTAATATCACAGATCAGAATGCAGGTTGGAAGAAGCCTCTGGAAGTTATCAAGGACAACCCTGTACTTAAAGCAGAGCTTGCTCTGTAGCTGTTTTAGGCTTCTGGGAGCCCTGTTGAGTTTTGAAAATCTGGTGATGGGGTTTCTGCAGCTTCCCAAGGCCTGTCTTCTCATGCTGAACCCCTTTCATTATGACAAACTTTCCATTATATTCaactagggttttttttatgttgcagtctgactgctgctgcctgccctttTGCTGGGCACCAATGACATTGTGGTCCATTTTTGTTTAGTGCTAATAGTAAACTAAAGCTGCAGTGCCTCTGTGTGAACAGAAATTACCAGTTCTGTCACTTTAAACTGATGATTATGTAACTGCTATTGAAAACTTGGACTACTTGTTTTGATTATCTTTATTAAGAAAACCAGTGCTTTAATGTCTCCTTTACCACTTAAGTTGTTTGTAATGGCAGGAAAAAACAAGACCCTGTCTTCTTTTAGTCTTTATCATGACGTAATTATTACAGTTTTTGTGCATTTTAGTACTGATTTTAATAACTAAAGATGGTTGAAATCTGGAGGACCACCTCTGGTCGTCTTTTTGATATCTCCTATAATTCTTGTAAGATGTCCCTTGTGTCTAACATCCTGATTAATTTCCAGCTATTTGTattacttttattaaaaatctgaattctggcactttttttttctggtccccttttctgggatttttttcttgccttagATTATTTGTCTTTGTGTAGTTTATTTAGATTATACAATTAAGGTATTTTATTGTATAATCTTGTATACAATAAAATACCTTAATTGTATAAACCTTGGTAGTTTATTTTACTGTTAACTGCCACTGTTTCACCTTTTGCCCCAACCAAGTGATCTCTTCCCCCAACACTTACTGAATTTCTAGTTCCCTTTTGGTGCTGCACTGAGACACTTCAACTTGCTGAATTAGAGAGCACTGAGTTTGTCAGGTGAACTTCTTTCTGAGAAGGCACTTAAATGGTCTAGGAAGCGTCAGGCAAATTTTAAAGCTATTGCAGTTAAGGAAGTGGAAGAAACCTGTGTGTTGGACTGACAGTGCAGCAGATCCTGATTAGATAGATGTAGATTGTAAGAAAACAGCACTCTGTACTGGGTCTTCTGCTTTCATTATGGAGACCagtcttttcattttctcaggCTACTTCCTGATGTCttctaaaataaactttttctgATATCTGAGCTGTTTCACTCCTTTCCTTCACCTTTGGAGCACTTTTGACACTATCTTAAGTTCACAAGGTAATTTGATAGAAACACAGAGTCAGGAAACACTATTTCCTTTCAACCTTATATATGGAAGCTGAAAGAGGTCATGAAACTGCCAGTGATATAAAATAGGTTAGCAAAAGAAGTACTAGAATAGGCTTATCCAATGAATTCTCAAAACACAGGGAAATGTTCCTGATAGTATTGAGAATGAGATAATGGACCAAAAGTATATTCAAACAAATAGGAGTGTGAAGTTGCCTTCAGTAGGTACTCTATCCTTTGATTTCATGAGTGTTTAAGTAGGCTGTTCTTGCAATCATATCTTGGGAAAGGAATTAAATTCCTGGGGTTTGAGTTTTAATCTTTGGGACAATGCTCACTGAACACCAGGTAGCAAGAAAATGCTTACGGCAAAGTCCTTATTTTGTTCTACAGCACCCACCAAATAGGACCATATTAGATATTTGGTGCCATTTTATGGTGGCCTTAGTATTTTTTAGCAgttgttttgattaattttgacTGAATGCAATGTTTGTAATTAAGGAACGTAATTGGTTCATTAGCTTTAAAATCATATCTTAATCAGATGTGTTTTGCAGTGAGTTTATACAGTATGCAGTTTTACATGCTTAAATTTATATCCATTTAAGCAGGTGCTGAATATACCTAGCAGCTgtgaaataaaagcagcataTAGTGTTAAGACTTCATTTTTTGTTGCGTTGTTAAGGTTCCATTCTACTCAAATGTAGTCAGCTACAAGCCTAACGTTGTGAATAGTTTATAGCACACCTCAGGTGGTATGTGATACTGGTCTACCTAGTAACAAGCAGTGTGTAGGaagtttttcaaaagaaattgtGGCTGTTGTCTTTCTGCCAAGAACTTTCCAAATTATGTTTGAGAGTATAGTGTGTCCTTTAAGAGCTCAGTACTGAATGTAACCACACAAAGTGTGGGAAAAGAATGACATCTCCACTTGGTTCACAAGAGAAATGTGATAATGGATGATACCTGGCACTCTCAAGAACTAACGTTGGGAGATTTCAGGTTTGTAAAtctaaacatttcaaaatactgtgtttatttttttttcccctagtcATGTTTCTAATAACAGTTATTCCATGACTCCTAAACAATGGCTTGTTTTAGAACTGTAGCAATAGTGAAGAGGAGTATGCAAGTGGGAGCACTTCAGGGAGTAAGTTAACTTTGAAGCTGAAAACATTACGCGTAAGACTATGTGATCTAGGACTTAGAGCAAACTGGATGGTGAAGAGAAGCATTAATCTGTACTAACAGTAATGCAAGTTGCCTGAAGAGGAACCTCAGTGATAGAGAATGTAGTTCTTTAAAACATTATCAATTTTAAGTATAGTCTTGCAAAATTCATAGTTAAATTGCAGTGACAGACTTaacaattttctctttttgtaaTAGGTTATCATTGACGTGACAGAGATGTTGCACAATGCAAGTCTACTTGTGGATGATATTGAAGATAACTCAAAGCTACGACGGGGCTTTCCAGTGGCGCACAGTATCTATGGAATTCCGTCTGTAATCAACTGTGCtaattatgtttattttcttggCTTAGAGAAAGTTTTAACCCTTGATCATCCAGATGCTGTTAAAGTTTTTACCCGTCAACTTCTGGAACTCCATAAAGGTCAAGGCTTGGATATTTACTGGAGGGATACTTACACCTGTCCTACAGAGGCTGAGTATAAAGCGATGGTACTGCAAAAGACAGGCGGTCTCTTCGGATTAGCTGTAGGCCTCATGCAGCTGTTCTCGAATTATAAAAAAGACTTAAAGCCACTTCTTAACACACTTGGTCTCTTCTTCCAAATAAGAGATGACTATGCCAACTTGCACTCCAAAGAATATAGTGAGAACAAGAGTTTCTGTGAAGACTTAACTGAGGGCAAGTTCTCATTCCCAACCATTCATGCAATTTGGTCAAGACCTGAAAGTACTCAGGTGCAAAACATTTTACGTCAAAGGACAGAGAACATAgatataaaaaaatactgtgtacATTACCTTGAAAATGTTGGTTCCTTTGAGTACACTCGGAATACATTGAAAGAGCTTGAATCTGAAGCCTATAAACAAATTGAATCACTTGGGGGAAACCCTGAGCTTGTAGCACTAGTTCAACAGCTGAGCAAAATGTTCAAAGAAcctgaaaattaaaacatcAACTTCTGGGCGTGGATTAAAACTcttttaaaatgggaaaataaccAGATGGAGAGCTGTGATAATCAGTCTTATGTAAAACTTTCTCTTGTAGCCATGTTACAGAAATTACTGTTAAAAGTAACTAGTCATTAAGTTTTGAAATATATACCTTATTATCTCTAAAGTCTTAACTGTAACTGCTTACAGTTGATTTTGTTAAAGCAGATGTACTAGAACTAAAACAAGTTTTGAATCTAAATATAGTAGTCTTTACACAATCACAGGCATTATTTCATACCTAAAACTCTCATGCCCCTAACCAGGCAATGTTAAATTAAATCAGGTTGACATATGTGTATTATGCATTTTAAACAATGCTCTTATAAACCAAAAttcttattgaaaaaaaaaaaaaggcgcTTGCAAGAACAATGCACATAAAATTGTGTGATATTTCTAAGCTCAACTTGTGAAGATCAGGTGGATCAGTTTACTATGTCCTAGAGTGAATATCCTATCCAGCTTCTGTGGATATTTTCAGGGGAATGTGAATTATGAAAGATGGTATTTCATATGCAAATAAGATATGGCTCAGTCTGAAATTGTGACTTGATAAAGATTTTGCAGTACCTTAGAGAAAAGATTTCATCACATCAACAAAGTTAAATTTGCTGCTGATTCCAGCTCTGCAGTAATTTTGCTTACCTGGTTTTAGATTTTGAAATTGTCAAATATTCTGTAGCCAGAAACCTAAATCTGTGCATTAGAGCTCATATATGTAACTGTAAATAGCAACATAATGAGCTGCTAATAGAAATGGAAAGGAATTCACACCAGGTAACTTTAGGACACCATAATTGGTGCAGGTCTCTTTAATCTCTGCTTATAATTGAGGGGCTTCTCCAAGACTTTATTCATAATTCAAATTTAATTCCTGTTCTGAATAGTTGTCTGGAGGCATGTTCTATATCTCTCCAAAGAAACaagagctgtattttttttcttaaaactcaGTATCTTGTTTTACAAGCTTCATTATCAGTATCTTGTTTTACCACTTCAGTTTTGTTAATTGCTTAAATAGAGCTTTAAAATTATAGACATACCAAAACAGAACTGAGACTGAAAGCAAGATTTAGGGGTGGGGCTAAGTAACAAAGTTCTCTGCTCAGATATATATATAGCTATATATATGtctatgtatgtgtgtgtatgtatatataaatatatatatataaatgttaaTAAAAGGTAAGCAgagatgtttgttttttttcttgcctggGCTGCTTTTAATCAGGTTCAGTTCCCTTAGTATTCACAGGTATATTAAACTTTGACTTGAAGTAGTAAGGTAATGGTTTGGATCAAAAGTAGGACTGGTGCTATAAGCTGTGGTGCTAGCTCAAGCATGCTCTGAAATGGACAGAGGTGCTTGGCTTCTGATGGCTAAAGGATAGTTTTATGTAGGTGTTCATTTACTGTacctggaaaacagggaaagcTATGATCTCAGCCCACTGAGAAAACTAGCTGAAGAAGGTTGCTCTAATgtcttccctgggcagccttaaTATCTTTCTGAAAGTGATCAAACATGACAAAATTGAGGATGACTGCTTTCAGTCTGAAATATTATGTAGTTATGGATGATAGCCTGTTCTTTTTATCTGCATGCTGAGGAGAAATCTTTGTCTGATTAGACACTGAATAATAGGCTTTTCATTGAATGGACCTAGTTACCAGGACTGAATAGCTTAACATTGGTGAAAGGTGTCTTTaatgttaatgaaaaataattgtaattCCTTTTTCATAACTTGCAGTGCTTAGTAAGcctgtaattttttaatgtgttatGTGAAAACAGTATCTACaacaaattacatttattttgtgcCATGTCTTGGAAGTTTCTAAGCACTGTTGTAGTTAATGTTGAATAGGggaaagcactgaaaaaaatattgttgtcAGGAGAATCTCCTAGTCTTACTGTGAAATGTATCCTTGTGCCTGTTAGGATATTGTAACTGCAATACAATGCAAAGTGCACTTAGTGCCATTTCATTTCTGTTCTGTTGCTGGATGTAAGCAGTTCTGTGTAATCAAACTTCCATAATGAAGTAGCTTTTCTTACTGTTTGTATAAAGCTTTTCTACCATCTGAGATTTCTGCTATGTCATtgctcatttttttctctgg encodes:
- the GGPS1 gene encoding geranylgeranyl pyrophosphate synthase isoform X2; the encoded protein is MLHNASLLVDDIEDNSKLRRGFPVAHSIYGIPSVINCANYVYFLGLEKVLTLDHPDAVKVFTRQLLELHKGQGLDIYWRDTYTCPTEAEYKAMVLQKTGGLFGLAVGLMQLFSNYKKDLKPLLNTLGLFFQIRDDYANLHSKEYSENKSFCEDLTEGKFSFPTIHAIWSRPESTQVQNILRQRTENIDIKKYCVHYLENVGSFEYTRNTLKELESEAYKQIESLGGNPELVALVQQLSKMFKEPEN
- the GGPS1 gene encoding geranylgeranyl pyrophosphate synthase isoform X1, producing the protein MDGMDETSKRILEPYQYLLQLPGKQVRTKLSQAFNHWLNVPEDKIQVIIDVTEMLHNASLLVDDIEDNSKLRRGFPVAHSIYGIPSVINCANYVYFLGLEKVLTLDHPDAVKVFTRQLLELHKGQGLDIYWRDTYTCPTEAEYKAMVLQKTGGLFGLAVGLMQLFSNYKKDLKPLLNTLGLFFQIRDDYANLHSKEYSENKSFCEDLTEGKFSFPTIHAIWSRPESTQVQNILRQRTENIDIKKYCVHYLENVGSFEYTRNTLKELESEAYKQIESLGGNPELVALVQQLSKMFKEPEN